One genomic segment of Musa acuminata AAA Group cultivar baxijiao chromosome BXJ3-3, Cavendish_Baxijiao_AAA, whole genome shotgun sequence includes these proteins:
- the LOC103977283 gene encoding ubiquitin domain-containing protein DSK2a isoform X2, with product MGTDGDSGHASGSDTVGGAAAVTVHVRSSSGSKFSVQTALDSTVAALKAALVEKCNIPVEQQRLIYKGRILKDEQTLESYGLESDHTIHLVRGSIPPAASADVTVASNGASRVPNNTRGVESGGSNEGGRFGADFGGSLFPGLGVNRRDGSGSGFLGFGLPDLNQMQQQLAQNPSMMREIMNMPAVQSLINNPDLLRNMIMNNPQMREIIDRNPDFAHVLNDPSTLRQSLEVMRNPELMRELMRNTDRAMSNIESSPEGFNMLRRMYETVQEPFLNATTGAGNMGNDLERNPFAALLGNLGAMQARDQTPNQSVTDSDATNETAAPNSNPLPNPWGRTGGARTTNTRQAPANDGRSPAIAGLGGPGLPELERMAGGMPDPSFLNQLLQNPAIMQMMQSLLSNPQFMNQVLNQQLGGSLGSNSQLRDMLQNPELIRQLTSPEMLQQLQSFQQSLLSQVVRQQSSQEQNQNDGGAAGTTNTSGLELLMNMFGGLGPGAGVPNNPDVPPEERYATQLSQLQEMGFLDTPANIRALSATSGNVHAAVDWLLRNIGG from the exons ATGGGCACCGACGGGGATTCCGGCCACGCAAGCGGCTCCGACACCGTCGGAGGGGCAGCCGCCGTCACTGTGCACGTCCGATCCTCGAGCGGGTCCAAGTTTTCGGTGCAGACCGCTCTCGATTCCACCGTCGCGGCCCTCAAGGCTGCCCTGGTTGAGAAGTGCAACATCCCGGTGGAGCAACAGCGGCTGATCTACAAAGGGCGGATCTTGAAGGACGAGCAGACACTGGAGAGCTACG GGCTGGAGTCAGATCACACAATTCATTTGGTTCGTGGTTCAATACCACCAGCTGCATCTGCTGATGTGACTGTAGCTAGCAATGGAGCTTCAAGGGTTCCGAACAACACTAGAGGTGTTGAGAGTGGTGGTTCTAATGAAGGCGGCCGATTTGGAGCTGATTTTGGAGGCTCGCTTTTCCCTGGCCTTGGTGTTAACAGAAGAGATGGTAGTGGTTCAGGTTTTTTGGGGTTTGGTTTACCAGATCTTAATCAGATGCAGCAGCAGCTTGCTCAAAATCCTAGCATGATGAGGGAAATAATGAATATGCCTGCCGTTCAGAGTCTGATAAATAATCCTGACCTGTTGCGAAATATGATAATGAACAATCCTCAAATGCGTGAAATCATAGACCGTAACCCTGATTTCGCACATGTCCTTAATGACCCTAGTACACTACGACAATCACTGGAAGTCATGAGGAATCCTGAACTCATGAGAGAATTAATGCGGAACACTGATAGGGCTATGAGCAACATTGAGTCATCCCCAGAAGGATTCAACATGCTTAGGCGCATGTATGAAACTGTTCAGGAGCCATTCCTGAATGCTACAACTGGAGCAGGGAACATGGGCAACGATTTGGAGCGAAACCCATTTGCTGCACTTTTGGGAAATCTGGGTGCTATGCAGGCAAGAGATCAGACACCAAACCAGTCCGTTACTGATTCCGATGCAACAAACGAAACTGCTGCACCAAACAGTAACCCACTACCAAACCCATGGGGCAGAACAG GAGGTGCACGAACTACAAACACTAGACAAGCCCCTGCAAATGATGGAAGATCTCCAGCCATTGCGGGGTTAGGTGGGCCTGGTTTGCCAGAATTGGAAAGGATGGCTGGTGGCATGCCGGATCCATCCTTTTTGAATCAGCTTCTGCAGAATCCAGCCATTATGCAGATGATGCAGTCCCTTCTCTCCAACCCTCAGTTTATGAATCAG GTATTGAATCAGCAACTTGGTGGCTCGTTGGGGTCCAATTCCCAACTTAGAGATATGTTGCAGAACCCAGAATTGATTCGTCAGCTTACTTCTCCTGAGATGTTGCAG CAACTTCAATCTTTTCAGCAATCACTTCTATCCCAGGTTGTTCGGCAACAGTCGAGCCA GGAACAAAATCAGAATGACGGTGGTGCAGCAG GGACTACAAATACCAGTGGACTGGAGCTCCTGATGAACATGTTCGGTGGGCTTGGACCTGGTGCTGGTGTTCCTAATAACCCTGATG TGCCACCAGAAGAACGATATGCAACACAGCTATCCCAGCTACAAGAAATGGGTTTCTTGGACACTCCAGCAAACATTCGGGCTTTGAGTGCCACTTCTGGAAATGTCCATGCGGCAGTTGATTGGCTCTTAAGGAATATTGGTGGATAG
- the LOC135632325 gene encoding WRKY transcription factor WRKY51-like, producing MMAVDLVGHGKMDDLVALQEATAAGVRSLEHLVFRLSHLPSSPSDCSEIADTTISKFKQVISVLDRTGHARFRRGPAPATDGRLSLLPEPPKPRPLTAPRAITLDFTRQGGDLPGTSLKLGFGASATTSSANSSFLSSLTGDGSVTNGRVGPSVGKPPLSSSFHKKRCPGSGVAARKNAGADGLCHCSSKKKRSRAKRTIRLAAISSRDADIPPDEHSWRKYGQKPIKGSPHPRGYYKCSSVRGCPARKHVERAADDPSVLIVTYEGEHRHNPNPAPPASTEAIIVGRPRA from the exons ATGATGGCCGTCGATCTGGTGGGCCATGGAAAGATGGACGACCTGGTGGCGCTCCAGGAGGCGACCGCCGCCGGGGTCCGCAGCTTGGAGCACCTCGTCTTCCGGCTCTCCCACCTCCCGTCGTCGCCGTCAGATTGCAGCGAAATCGCTGATACGACGATCTCCAAGTTCAAGCAGGTGATCTCCGTCCTCGACCGCACCGGGCACGCTCGCTTCCGCCGCGGACCGGCTCCCGCCACCGACGGAAGGCTGAGTCTACTCCCGGAACCGCCGAAGCCGCGTCCGCTGACGGCGCCGAGGGCCATAACCCTGGACTTTACCAGGCAGGGGGGCGACCTCCCTGGGACGTCCCTGAAGCTCGGTTTCGGCGCCTCGGCCACGACGTCGTCCGCGAACTCCTCCTTCCTCTCCTCGCTCACCGGCGACGGCAGCGTCACCAACGGCAGGGTGGGGCCCTCCGTCGGGAAGCCCCCCCTCTCGTCGTCGTTCCACAAGAAGAGATGCCCCGGCTCCGGCGTTGCCGCGAGAAAGAACGCAGGCGCCGACGGCCTCTGCCACTGCTCCTCCAAGAAGAA GAGATCGCGGGCGAAGAGGACGATACGTTTGGCGGCGATAAGCTCGAGGGACGCCGACATACCGCCGGATGAGCACTCGTGGCGGAAGTACGGCCAGAAGCCAATCAAGGGCTCCCCTCACCCCAG GGGCTACTACAAGTGCAGCAGCGTGCGGGGGTGCCCGGCGAGGAAGCACGTGGAGCGGGCAGCCGACGACCCCTCGGTGCTCATCGTGACCTACGAGGGGGAGCACCGGCACAACCCCAACCCCGCGCCGCCCGCGTCCACGGAGGCCATCATCGTCGGCCGCCCACGTGCTTGA
- the LOC103977283 gene encoding ubiquitin domain-containing protein DSK2a isoform X1: MGTDGDSGHASGSDTVGGAAAVTVHVRSSSGSKFSVQTALDSTVAALKAALVEKCNIPVEQQRLIYKGRILKDEQTLESYGLESDHTIHLVRGSIPPAASADVTVASNGASRVPNNTRGVESGGSNEGGRFGADFGGSLFPGLGVNRRDGSGSGFLGFGLPDLNQMQQQLAQNPSMMREIMNMPAVQSLINNPDLLRNMIMNNPQMREIIDRNPDFAHVLNDPSTLRQSLEVMRNPELMRELMRNTDRAMSNIESSPEGFNMLRRMYETVQEPFLNATTGAGNMGNDLERNPFAALLGNLGAMQARDQTPNQSVTDSDATNETAAPNSNPLPNPWGRTAGGARTTNTRQAPANDGRSPAIAGLGGPGLPELERMAGGMPDPSFLNQLLQNPAIMQMMQSLLSNPQFMNQVLNQQLGGSLGSNSQLRDMLQNPELIRQLTSPEMLQQLQSFQQSLLSQVVRQQSSQEQNQNDGGAAGTTNTSGLELLMNMFGGLGPGAGVPNNPDVPPEERYATQLSQLQEMGFLDTPANIRALSATSGNVHAAVDWLLRNIGG, encoded by the exons ATGGGCACCGACGGGGATTCCGGCCACGCAAGCGGCTCCGACACCGTCGGAGGGGCAGCCGCCGTCACTGTGCACGTCCGATCCTCGAGCGGGTCCAAGTTTTCGGTGCAGACCGCTCTCGATTCCACCGTCGCGGCCCTCAAGGCTGCCCTGGTTGAGAAGTGCAACATCCCGGTGGAGCAACAGCGGCTGATCTACAAAGGGCGGATCTTGAAGGACGAGCAGACACTGGAGAGCTACG GGCTGGAGTCAGATCACACAATTCATTTGGTTCGTGGTTCAATACCACCAGCTGCATCTGCTGATGTGACTGTAGCTAGCAATGGAGCTTCAAGGGTTCCGAACAACACTAGAGGTGTTGAGAGTGGTGGTTCTAATGAAGGCGGCCGATTTGGAGCTGATTTTGGAGGCTCGCTTTTCCCTGGCCTTGGTGTTAACAGAAGAGATGGTAGTGGTTCAGGTTTTTTGGGGTTTGGTTTACCAGATCTTAATCAGATGCAGCAGCAGCTTGCTCAAAATCCTAGCATGATGAGGGAAATAATGAATATGCCTGCCGTTCAGAGTCTGATAAATAATCCTGACCTGTTGCGAAATATGATAATGAACAATCCTCAAATGCGTGAAATCATAGACCGTAACCCTGATTTCGCACATGTCCTTAATGACCCTAGTACACTACGACAATCACTGGAAGTCATGAGGAATCCTGAACTCATGAGAGAATTAATGCGGAACACTGATAGGGCTATGAGCAACATTGAGTCATCCCCAGAAGGATTCAACATGCTTAGGCGCATGTATGAAACTGTTCAGGAGCCATTCCTGAATGCTACAACTGGAGCAGGGAACATGGGCAACGATTTGGAGCGAAACCCATTTGCTGCACTTTTGGGAAATCTGGGTGCTATGCAGGCAAGAGATCAGACACCAAACCAGTCCGTTACTGATTCCGATGCAACAAACGAAACTGCTGCACCAAACAGTAACCCACTACCAAACCCATGGGGCAGAACAG CAGGAGGTGCACGAACTACAAACACTAGACAAGCCCCTGCAAATGATGGAAGATCTCCAGCCATTGCGGGGTTAGGTGGGCCTGGTTTGCCAGAATTGGAAAGGATGGCTGGTGGCATGCCGGATCCATCCTTTTTGAATCAGCTTCTGCAGAATCCAGCCATTATGCAGATGATGCAGTCCCTTCTCTCCAACCCTCAGTTTATGAATCAG GTATTGAATCAGCAACTTGGTGGCTCGTTGGGGTCCAATTCCCAACTTAGAGATATGTTGCAGAACCCAGAATTGATTCGTCAGCTTACTTCTCCTGAGATGTTGCAG CAACTTCAATCTTTTCAGCAATCACTTCTATCCCAGGTTGTTCGGCAACAGTCGAGCCA GGAACAAAATCAGAATGACGGTGGTGCAGCAG GGACTACAAATACCAGTGGACTGGAGCTCCTGATGAACATGTTCGGTGGGCTTGGACCTGGTGCTGGTGTTCCTAATAACCCTGATG TGCCACCAGAAGAACGATATGCAACACAGCTATCCCAGCTACAAGAAATGGGTTTCTTGGACACTCCAGCAAACATTCGGGCTTTGAGTGCCACTTCTGGAAATGTCCATGCGGCAGTTGATTGGCTCTTAAGGAATATTGGTGGATAG
- the LOC135581915 gene encoding uncharacterized protein LOC135581915 isoform X2 → MARIAGGVNGRSRLVSGRSAMPAGDKKQTVSVKKVALRELSNESGNIINWQPENFILKEKGQDPDLIKVFVPDSARLAGSKRKQSDGPANPSSSQMPGKICSHGNLVYVRRRLETEQAKTGTSGNANKDESSESRMSEGVVTVEPNLVLNKIQEPKLATFGGPSDLNSCEKTNSGLVVSEPHDSSVISETPVIDDSLKVNNQDRGERFLQLQMFLKNCNQSGQEDYMQMLQSLSAAGRSKHAVELEKRAIHLLLEEGKELHRMKVLNVLGKASQQDHVMRPAHTSSSL, encoded by the exons ATGGCCCGCATTGCTGGTGGAGTTAACGGGCGATCCAG ATTGGTCAGCGGTAGGAGTGCGATGCCAGCGGGAGACAAGAAACAAACAGTCTCAGTGAAGAAAGTTGCTCTGAGAGAGTTGTCAAATGAATCCGGGAATATCATTAACTGGCAACCAGAAAATTTTATTCTGAAAGAAAAGGGACAAGACCCGGATTTGATTAAGGTATTTGTCCCTGATTCTGCAAGATTAGCTGGATCCAAAAGGAAGCAATCCGATGGTCCAGCAAATCCTTCCAGCTCTCAGATGCCAGGCAAAATTTGTTCACATGGAAATCTCGTCTATGTTCGTAGAAGGCTTGAAACAGAACAAGCCAAGACTGGCACTTCAGGCAATGCTAATAAAGATGAATCTTCTGAATCAAGGATGTCAGAAGGCGTTGTCACGGTGGAACCAAATCTGGTTCTGAATAAAATCCAGGAACCTAAACTTGCTACTTTTGGGGGACCGTCGGATCTTAATTCTTGTGAGAAGACCAACTCTGGGTTAGTAGTTTCAGAACCACATGACTCAAGTGTTATCAGTGAAACTCCTGTAATTGACGATTCACTTAAAGTGAATAATCAAGATCGGGGAGAAAGATTCCTTCAGTTGCAGATGTTCTTAAAGAACTGCAATCAATCCGGCCAAGAGGATTATATGCAAA TGCTCCAGTCCTTATCTGCTGCTGGTCGAAGTAAGCATGCTGTCGAGTTGGAGAAAAGAGCAATACACCTCTTGTTGGAGGAAG GTAAAGAATTACATCGCATGAAAGTTCTTAATGTTTTGGGCAAAGCCTCACAACAGGATCATGTGATGCGACCAGCTCATACGTCATCGTCTTTATAG
- the LOC135581915 gene encoding uncharacterized protein LOC135581915 isoform X1, translated as MIDKFSKHRLVSGRSAMPAGDKKQTVSVKKVALRELSNESGNIINWQPENFILKEKGQDPDLIKVFVPDSARLAGSKRKQSDGPANPSSSQMPGKICSHGNLVYVRRRLETEQAKTGTSGNANKDESSESRMSEGVVTVEPNLVLNKIQEPKLATFGGPSDLNSCEKTNSGLVVSEPHDSSVISETPVIDDSLKVNNQDRGERFLQLQMFLKNCNQSGQEDYMQMLQSLSAAGRSKHAVELEKRAIHLLLEEGKELHRMKVLNVLGKASQQDHVMRPAHTSSSL; from the exons ATGATAGATAAGTTCAGCAAACACAGATTGGTCAGCGGTAGGAGTGCGATGCCAGCGGGAGACAAGAAACAAACAGTCTCAGTGAAGAAAGTTGCTCTGAGAGAGTTGTCAAATGAATCCGGGAATATCATTAACTGGCAACCAGAAAATTTTATTCTGAAAGAAAAGGGACAAGACCCGGATTTGATTAAGGTATTTGTCCCTGATTCTGCAAGATTAGCTGGATCCAAAAGGAAGCAATCCGATGGTCCAGCAAATCCTTCCAGCTCTCAGATGCCAGGCAAAATTTGTTCACATGGAAATCTCGTCTATGTTCGTAGAAGGCTTGAAACAGAACAAGCCAAGACTGGCACTTCAGGCAATGCTAATAAAGATGAATCTTCTGAATCAAGGATGTCAGAAGGCGTTGTCACGGTGGAACCAAATCTGGTTCTGAATAAAATCCAGGAACCTAAACTTGCTACTTTTGGGGGACCGTCGGATCTTAATTCTTGTGAGAAGACCAACTCTGGGTTAGTAGTTTCAGAACCACATGACTCAAGTGTTATCAGTGAAACTCCTGTAATTGACGATTCACTTAAAGTGAATAATCAAGATCGGGGAGAAAGATTCCTTCAGTTGCAGATGTTCTTAAAGAACTGCAATCAATCCGGCCAAGAGGATTATATGCAAA TGCTCCAGTCCTTATCTGCTGCTGGTCGAAGTAAGCATGCTGTCGAGTTGGAGAAAAGAGCAATACACCTCTTGTTGGAGGAAG GTAAAGAATTACATCGCATGAAAGTTCTTAATGTTTTGGGCAAAGCCTCACAACAGGATCATGTGATGCGACCAGCTCATACGTCATCGTCTTTATAG